A segment of the Butyrivibrio fibrisolvens genome:
TGGTATATGTAGTAAACGACTTAAGAAAATCCACGCTTGGGGCTGGCTTTGTTTCATGAAAATAATAGGAGGCGGGTATGGAAAGACATAGTTTTTCTTTTGAGATCAAAGAAGGCAAGGTTGGAGACTTCCTTAAAACATTTGGAAGTAACTGGGGCAGCGTGCGCGCAGAAATTAAAGAAAGCGGAGTAACTAATTTTAGTCTATGGAACTGTGATACTTTTTTCTTTGGGTATTATGAGGCTGGTGACAAAGAGCCTTCAACTTCGAAAATCCTGGGGCCTGTGCTTGATACCTTAGAAGATCTTATTAAGTGGAAGAGTGATTTTGAAAATGGTATGGCTCTTATGTATGAAGATTTTGGCATTGTAAGAGATGATAAATCAATGATAAGGCACAGGGTCTTTATGACTCACCTGCTTGATGGTAATACAGCAGAATATAA
Coding sequences within it:
- a CDS encoding L-rhamnose mutarotase — encoded protein: MERHSFSFEIKEGKVGDFLKTFGSNWGSVRAEIKESGVTNFSLWNCDTFFFGYYEAGDKEPSTSKILGPVLDTLEDLIKWKSDFENGMALMYEDFGIVRDDKSMIRHRVFMTHLLDGNTAEYKRRHDELASARTTVTKGPDSNFSIWNAGDFIFGYDEIDTSMEHEMTAEEKKSTIRWEKHMLDIMEWITDDVDWITDMHHSHVKRIAYA